The stretch of DNA CGATGGACTGGAGGGCGCCGCGCTCATCCAGGCAGTACGCGACATCGTTAACGACCATCGCGAGCAAGCTGCGCTCCTACAGGTTGAGTGGTGCAACAGCGCTGTTTACTCGGCCGACTTCTGTTTTTTCAGGCGCTCGAGGATGGCGTTGGCGCTGCCCTGGTCCGGCACGATGTTGGCTTCGCGCAGGCGGCGTTCCAGGTCGTTGCCATTGCTCGCATCGGCCAGTTGCTCCTGGGCTTCCATTTCCGCCGCGCGCTGGTCTTGCTTGGCTTGCAGGCGGTTGAGGGTGTTGACCGCGGTTTCCAGCTTGCCGTTGGCGCCGCCGCTGGCGATCGAGGCACTGACCTGGGCCTTCTGCACGCTCTCCCGGGCCTTGGCCATGTCCACTTGCTGGCGCAGGCTGCGGATGCGCGCTTCGGCCTTGCCGATGTCCTTGCGCATATTCTCGGCGTAGGCGCCGAATTCGCTGGCTTGCTTCTGCTCCGCTTCCAGGCCGGTGGTCAGGGTCGAGATGGCTTCGGCGACTTCCAGGGCCAGGTCTTCGCGGTTGGCCTGCAGCGAGGCGAGGGCCTTGGATTCCAGGTCGGCGATCTTCGCGGTGAATTCGCTGACCCGCTCAGTGGACAGCTTGTGCTTGGCCATGATGGTGACCAGCTCGCGCTTGGCGTTGGACAGGGCGTTGTCGGCGTCGCGGATTTCCTGGTCGAGGATGCGCAGGGCCTGCTGGTCGGCGATGCTTTCGCCGACTTCGTTGGCGCCGCCGCGCAGGGCGGTGAACAGTTTGTTCCAGATGGACTGAGTCATGTAGGTGTACTCCGGATTCTCGGCAATCAGTTGAAGAAGCTTTCGAAGGCTTCGGTGGCGCGTTGGACGTTGTCCACCAGGGTCTTGACCTCGGTCACCACGTTGGTCAGGTTCGAGCTGGCGCTCAGGGCGCCGAACATGTTGTAGACGGTCTGGCCGTTGGGCATGGACTCGATGCCGATCGAGGAGAGGGGGAACATCTCCCGGCTGCGCAGCACCGCGTCATTGAAGCGGGCAACGTCGTTGATCGACTCCAGGTCCACCAGCACGGTGTCGACGATGATCTGCTCGCCGACCACCGCGATGTAGATCGGCAGGCCGCCGAAGTCGTGCATTTCCAGCTTGATGCTTGGCTCGGCGCCTTGAATCAGGCTCAGGCCGATTTCGTTCGAGGTCACTTCGTCCAGGGCCTGCAAGGCGCCGAAGAGGCGGTCGATGGTCCAGTTCTCACCTGCGATCATGTCATTCTCCAATACCGGTGCGCCGCCGATCAGGGGTTGGCGCAGCTTCTTCTCAATGTGCTTGAGCACGCTCCGGTTTTCCGGAAGTACCCAGGTTTCGTGTTTCACATAACCAGCGGCACTCAGGCCCGCGCGCATCTGCTTCATGTAGAAGCTCGACGGCTTCTTGGCGGAAGCCTTGCTGGGGGCCTTGTTGCTGGAGGCCTTACTGCTGGAAGGTTTCGAGCGCTCTCCTTGTCGACTCTCTGAGGAAGCCGGTAGGTCAGCAGGCTGCCTGGCCGGGAGGGTCTTTTTCATGGGGTGACTCCGTTGTGCACGTATCACGCGTGAGAACATTACAGGGGATTTCGTTACGGCTCAATGACTCACGCGTGATATTTTTTCGCTCGGCTAAACAACGGTCGCAGGGCTCTGGAGCGGCATTTTGCGTTAATCAGCCGACTGCCGTGGCTCAGGGGGCATACCGGTGCCTGGGCGCTGGGCGAGGCTTTCCGGGCCTCGATCATTGCCCGGGCGATGTCGGGGTGTGGAATTTATACAGGGTGCAGGGGTAGCCGTCTGCCGTGATTGGATGACAGCTGTAGGCGTCGCCGACGAGCGTGGGAATGACCCGGGCCCAGAAATCCCGGGCCGGCCGGTTGTCATCGATGTGGACGATCTGCCAGTGCCCGGGCAGCTGTTCCAGCAGTTGCCTCACCACCTGCCGGCCGATGCCGCGACCGCGAAAGCGCCGGGCCACGAAGAAGTAGGCGAGGTTGTACTGCACCTCGGCAAAGTGCACCTGCTCGTCGACGATGGCAAAGCCCGCCAGTTCGCCGTCGACCCGCAGCAGCCAGGGACGGGTGCCGGGCTGGCGCCAGGATTCGGCCTGCGGCTGGATGGCGTACAGACCGTGGCGGCCGAGCTTGATCGGCAGCCATTCGCTGAGTTCGTACAGGTAGAACTGCATCAGGTTTTCCAGGCATTCCAGCTCGTCGTGCTGGGCCGGGTGCAGTTCGATCTGGCTCATGGTTCCAGGCTCCGGGCAGGTTCGTCGGGCGACGCAGCCTGGGCCGCGAATGGGTACGGGGCGCCAAGGCTGTAGCGCGGGCGGGCGTCGAGGGTGAGCGCGTCGGGCATGGGATTTGTCCGTGAGCGAGGGGGGTGTTTTTCTTCAATACAGGGGGCGGCCTGCGCACTTACCTTGGTCACCGGACTCTCCGATTGATCCTTTGAAGGTGTGTGATGAGCGTAGTGTTTTCCATGGCGGCCTTCGCGCTAGCCTCTTCGATTACCCCCGGCCCGGTCAATATCGTGGCCCTGAGTTCCGGCGCGCAGTTCGGCTTTCGCGCCAGCCTGCGGCATGTCGGTGGCGCGACCCTGGGCTTTGTCCTGTTGCTGGTGCTGATCGGCCTGGGTTTGCATGAGCTGTTGCGGCTATGGCCGTTCCTCGCCCGGGGCATCCAGCTGTTCGGGGTGGCCTTCCTGCTGTTCATGGCCTGGAAGCTGGCGGTGGACGACGGCCGGCTGAGCAGCGATGGCCAGGCCAAGGCGCCGTCGGCCTGGTACGGCGCGATCATGCAATGGCTCAATCCCAAGGCCTGGCTGGCCTGCGTCGCCGGCATGGGCGTGTTCGCCGCCAATGGCGAGGCGCTGCTGGTGTGGCAGTTCGCCCTGGTGTACTTCGTGATCTGCTACCTGTCGATTGCCTGCTGGGCCTACGCCGGGACTTTTTTGCGCCAGTACCTGAGCAACCCGAAGGGCATGCGTCTGTTCAATCGCAGCATGGCGGCGCTGCTGGCGGCGAGCGCGGTGTATCTGTTGTTGCCTTGAATCGGCGTTGGCTTTATCGCGAGCAAGCTCGCTCCTACAGAGATCGCGTCCTCTGTAGGAGCGAGCTTGCTCGCGATGAGGGCGTCAGGTCTGCCAATCACCCGCGATACTGCCCCGGCGTCGCCGCCAGATGCTGCTTGAAGGCGCGCTGGAAATGCGCCTGGTCGGCGAAGCCGGCTTCCAGGGCCACATCGGCGATCGGCTCGCCGTCACGCAACCGGGACTGGGCGAACTGCACCCGCTGGTTGACCACGAAGGCGTGGGGCGTCATGCCGTAGTGCTGCTTGAAGGCGCGGATCAGGTAGGACGGCGACAGCTCGGCGGCCTGGCAGATTTCCTCGAGCTTCAGCGAACGGGTGCAGTGTTGGCGAATGTAGTCGGCGGCCCGTTGCAGTTTCTGGTTGCTCTCGCGCGGCGGTCGGCTGGCCGGGTTCAGGCGCTGCTGCAGGTCGCTGAAAAACGCCACTGCGGCGCTGTGCTTGTGCAGCGTCTCGGCCTGTTCGTCCACCAGCACCTCATACAAACGGTTGAGCCCGGCATAGAGTTCGGGGTGGTCGCTGTGGGGCGTGGAAAAGGCGCGAAAGCCCAGGTCCTGGCTGAACCCCAGCTGATGCTGCAGGTCTGTCAGCCAAGGGGTGTCGACATAGAGCATGAGATACGACCAGGGCTGGTCGTCGATAGGGTTGCAGGCGTGCACTTCGCCGGGGTTCATCAGCACCACGGTGCCGGCGCCGATGCGAAATTGCGCCTGCTCGTGCAGGTAGGTGCTGTGCCCGGCGGTGATGGCGCCGATGGAAAAATGCTCGTGGGCATGCCGGGCGTAACAGACCTTGCGCCCGTCGGCGATCGAGCGGGCCTCGATAAAGGGCAGCGCCGCATCGCGCCAGAACTGCGGGGCGGTATCGGGGCTGTGGCTCAAGCTCGGCTTCATCAAAGGCATCCCATCGGCAAGCGTCGGCCACCGAGTGTATTAGCTCTCGCCGGCGAAGGCTCGTTCCAGCGCGGCGATATCGAGTTTTTTCATCTGCAGCAGGGCCTGCATCACCCGCTGCGACTTGGCCGTGTCGGGGTCGGTCATCCAGTGGTTGAGCGCGCAAGGCACGATCTGCCAGGACAGTCCGAACTTGTCCTTGAGCCAGCCGCACTGCTGGGCCTGGGGATCGCCGCCGTAGGACAGGGCGCTCCAGAAATGATCGATTTCGCCCTGGTTCTGGCAGTTGACCTGCAGCGAGACCGCTTCGTTGAACTGGAACACCGGGCCGCCGTTGAGGCCGGTGAAGGTCTGCCCGTCGAGCTCGAAGGACACGGTCATCACCGAGCCTTCGGGGCGGCCGTGGAACTCGAAGCCGGCCTTGCCGTAGTGGGTGAGGGCGGTGATGCGCGAGTGCTCGAAGACCGAACAGTAGAACTGGGCGGCGGCTTCGGCCTGGTGGTCGAACCACAGGCAGGGGGTGATGCGATGAATGAGCGACATGACGGTTCTCCTCGGCGGATGGTCCACGCTTGAGCAAGCGTAGCCAGCCCGGGGGCGGCCGGGACTGCCGTAGATCGACAAAGCGCAGCCGGGCGAGGAGCGGTATCGAGCCCGCGCATCCGGCTCAGGATCGCCGCCCTTGCTCGGCTACCCAGGCGTTGGCCATGTCGATGAAGGCGCGCAGTTTCGGCTGGCTCTGGGTGCGGCTGGGAAAGTACAGATACAGGCCCGAGCTCAGCGGGACGAACGGTTGCAGCACAGACTCCAGGCGCCCGCTGGCCAGGTCGTCGGCCACCTCGAAGTCGCAGGCGTAGGCCAGCCCCTGTCCGCCCCGCGCCATGGCGACCAGCAAGTGCCGATCGTTGACCACCAGCGCACCCTCGACGCCGACGGTGAAATCCCGCCCATTGCGCCGGAATTCCCAGCGATGGGTCGTGCCCGAGGTGAGGAAGCGAAAGCCGATGCCCTGGTGCCGGGTCAGTTCTTCCGGGGTCTGCGGCCTGCCGGCCCGGGCGAAATAGTCCGGGGAGCCCACCACCGACCATTGCAGGTCCGGGGTCAGGCGCACGGCGACCATGTCCTTTTCGATCGACTCGCCCAGGCGCATACCGGCATCGAAGCCCTCGCTGACCAGGTCGACCGCGGCATCGTCCAGGGAAATCTCCAGCCTGACCTCGGGATAGGCCGCGCGATAGCGCAAGACCAGGGGTTCGATCAGCAGCTTGGCGGACAGCCGTGGCGCGGTCAGGCGCAAGGTGCCCATCGGCCGGTCGCGGTAGCTGCCCAGCACCGCCAGGGCGTCGCCGATTTCACTGGCGGCCGGGCGCAGGCGGATGAACAGGCTGCTGCCGGCTTCCGTCAGGGCCACGCGGCGGGTGGTGCGCTGGAACAGCAGCACCCCGGTACGCCGCTCCAGGGTCTTCACCGCATGGCTCACGGCGGTCGGGGTGACCCCCAGCTGGGTAGCGGCGAGGGTGAAGCTCTTGTGTTCGGCGACGGCGAGAAACTCGGTCAGGCCGTCGAAAGGGTCCTGGTTCATTGCAAGTCCATTATGAAAGAGAGGTTCATAGTGCTTGTAGCACAAGGCCATTTTTCCAGCTAATGCGCTTGCGTACCTTGTGCTCTCCCACTTCTCACAAGGTATCGATCATGACTTCGCAAACGACTTTCAAACGTGTCTGGCTGATCACCGGGGCTTCCCGTGGCATCGGCGCGAAAATCACCGCCGCGGCCCTGGCCCATGGCGATGCGGTGGTGGCCACCGCGCGCAATGCCCAGTCGCTCAGCGAGCGTTTCGGCGCGCAGCCGGGCCTGCTGGCGGCGCAGCTGGATGTCACCGACGAGGCCCAGGCCCGCGACGTGGTGCAGATGGCCGTCGAGCATTTCGGCCGGATCGATGTGCTGGTCAACAACGCCGGCTTTGGCCTGCTCGGCGCGGTGGAGGAGGCCAGCGGCGACGAGATCCGCCGGGTCTATGAAACCAACGTGTTCGGCCTGCTCAACGTCACCCGCGGGGTGCTGCCGCACATGCGCGCCGCCCGCAGCGGCCATGTGATCAATATCTCATCGATCGGCGGCTATCAGTCGGGGCCGGGCTATGGCGTCTACTGCTCGACCAAGTTCGCCGTCGAAGGCTTGAGCGAGGCCCTGCACAGCGAGCTGGCGCCTTTGGGCGTGAAGGTCACGGTGGTCGAGCCGGGCTTTTTCCGCACCGATTTTCTCGATGGCAATTCGTTGCTGGAGTCGCCGGCCTCGATCGCCGACTACACGACCACCGTTGGCCAGGTACGCCAGCAGGCCAAGGCCTATAACCAGCAGCAGCCGGGCGACCCGGACAAACTGGCGCAGGCGATGATCGCCCTGGTCGAAGCCAAGCAACCGCCGCTGCGCCTGCCCCTGGGCACTGACACCCTGGGCGCCATCGCGGCGAAGAACGCCTACGTCGAGCAGGAAACCGCGACCTGGCGGGCGCTGTCGGCCTCCACCGATTTCTGATGCTGCGCTCATGGCCTGGCCGCCCGTTCAGGGCGGTTGGGCGTGACCGGTGGTCGCAGAATCCGGCCTGTTCGGCAAACTGCGCTTAGCTGTATGGAAAACCTCGCGGCGCGCGTAGGCCTTCGGCCACAGCGACGCCGCTCCAGGATCCCGTGAATCCTGTCCCCCCTCGGCCTGAGGAGTTGCGCATGTTGACACTCAATATCAATGGCAAGGACCAGCAGCTCGAGGTGCCCGCGGACATGCCGCTGCTCTGGGTGCTGCGCGATGTGGCGCACCTGACCGGCACCAAGTTCGGCTGCGGCATGGCGCAATGTGGCGCCTGCACCGTGCATGTTGACGGCGCGCCGCTGCGTTCCTGCGTGACCCCGGCCGCGACAGTGGCCAACGGGCAGAAAATCCTCACCATCGAAGGCCTGTCGGCGGACGGCTCGCACCCGGTGCAGCGCGCCTGGGCCGAGCTGGACGTGGTGCAGTGCGGTTACTGCCAGTCGGGGCAGATCATGTCGGCCGCGGCCTTGCTGGCGAAGATCCCGTCGCCCACCGACAGCGATATCGACCAGGCGTTGTCCGGCAATATCTGCCGCTGCGGCACCTACCCAAGGATCCGCGCGGCGGTCAAGCGCGCCGCTGAAATCGGCTGAGTCGGCATTAAGAGGGGCAAGGCATGATCACTGCATCGCGTCGTGGATTTCTCAAAGGTGGCGCGCTGCTCGGCGGCGGGCTGGTGGTGGCGTTCGTCATCCCGGGAGCCAATCGTTTTGTCCGGGCGGCGAGCGAAGCGTTCGTACCCAATGCGTTCTTGCGTATTGCCCCGGATGGAGTGGTCACCGTGGTGCTCGGTCATTCGGAAATGGGCCAGGGCATCTGGACCGGGCTATCGATGCTGATCGCCGAGGAACTGGATGCCGAC from Pseudomonas chlororaphis subsp. chlororaphis encodes:
- a CDS encoding YjfI family protein, whose translation is MKKTLPARQPADLPASSESRQGERSKPSSSKASSNKAPSKASAKKPSSFYMKQMRAGLSAAGYVKHETWVLPENRSVLKHIEKKLRQPLIGGAPVLENDMIAGENWTIDRLFGALQALDEVTSNEIGLSLIQGAEPSIKLEMHDFGGLPIYIAVVGEQIIVDTVLVDLESINDVARFNDAVLRSREMFPLSSIGIESMPNGQTVYNMFGALSASSNLTNVVTEVKTLVDNVQRATEAFESFFN
- a CDS encoding GNAT family N-acetyltransferase; its protein translation is MSQIELHPAQHDELECLENLMQFYLYELSEWLPIKLGRHGLYAIQPQAESWRQPGTRPWLLRVDGELAGFAIVDEQVHFAEVQYNLAYFFVARRFRGRGIGRQVVRQLLEQLPGHWQIVHIDDNRPARDFWARVIPTLVGDAYSCHPITADGYPCTLYKFHTPTSPGQ
- a CDS encoding oxidoreductase, encoding MTSQTTFKRVWLITGASRGIGAKITAAALAHGDAVVATARNAQSLSERFGAQPGLLAAQLDVTDEAQARDVVQMAVEHFGRIDVLVNNAGFGLLGAVEEASGDEIRRVYETNVFGLLNVTRGVLPHMRAARSGHVINISSIGGYQSGPGYGVYCSTKFAVEGLSEALHSELAPLGVKVTVVEPGFFRTDFLDGNSLLESPASIADYTTTVGQVRQQAKAYNQQQPGDPDKLAQAMIALVEAKQPPLRLPLGTDTLGAIAAKNAYVEQETATWRALSASTDF
- a CDS encoding VOC family protein is translated as MSLIHRITPCLWFDHQAEAAAQFYCSVFEHSRITALTHYGKAGFEFHGRPEGSVMTVSFELDGQTFTGLNGGPVFQFNEAVSLQVNCQNQGEIDHFWSALSYGGDPQAQQCGWLKDKFGLSWQIVPCALNHWMTDPDTAKSQRVMQALLQMKKLDIAALERAFAGES
- a CDS encoding LysR family transcriptional regulator is translated as MNQDPFDGLTEFLAVAEHKSFTLAATQLGVTPTAVSHAVKTLERRTGVLLFQRTTRRVALTEAGSSLFIRLRPAASEIGDALAVLGSYRDRPMGTLRLTAPRLSAKLLIEPLVLRYRAAYPEVRLEISLDDAAVDLVSEGFDAGMRLGESIEKDMVAVRLTPDLQWSVVGSPDYFARAGRPQTPEELTRHQGIGFRFLTSGTTHRWEFRRNGRDFTVGVEGALVVNDRHLLVAMARGGQGLAYACDFEVADDLASGRLESVLQPFVPLSSGLYLYFPSRTQSQPKLRAFIDMANAWVAEQGRRS
- a CDS encoding helix-turn-helix domain-containing protein: MPLMKPSLSHSPDTAPQFWRDAALPFIEARSIADGRKVCYARHAHEHFSIGAITAGHSTYLHEQAQFRIGAGTVVLMNPGEVHACNPIDDQPWSYLMLYVDTPWLTDLQHQLGFSQDLGFRAFSTPHSDHPELYAGLNRLYEVLVDEQAETLHKHSAAVAFFSDLQQRLNPASRPPRESNQKLQRAADYIRQHCTRSLKLEEICQAAELSPSYLIRAFKQHYGMTPHAFVVNQRVQFAQSRLRDGEPIADVALEAGFADQAHFQRAFKQHLAATPGQYRG
- a CDS encoding (2Fe-2S)-binding protein; protein product: MLTLNINGKDQQLEVPADMPLLWVLRDVAHLTGTKFGCGMAQCGACTVHVDGAPLRSCVTPAATVANGQKILTIEGLSADGSHPVQRAWAELDVVQCGYCQSGQIMSAAALLAKIPSPTDSDIDQALSGNICRCGTYPRIRAAVKRAAEIG
- a CDS encoding PspA/IM30 family protein, whose product is MTQSIWNKLFTALRGGANEVGESIADQQALRILDQEIRDADNALSNAKRELVTIMAKHKLSTERVSEFTAKIADLESKALASLQANREDLALEVAEAISTLTTGLEAEQKQASEFGAYAENMRKDIGKAEARIRSLRQQVDMAKARESVQKAQVSASIASGGANGKLETAVNTLNRLQAKQDQRAAEMEAQEQLADASNGNDLERRLREANIVPDQGSANAILERLKKQKSAE
- a CDS encoding LysE family translocator → MSVVFSMAAFALASSITPGPVNIVALSSGAQFGFRASLRHVGGATLGFVLLLVLIGLGLHELLRLWPFLARGIQLFGVAFLLFMAWKLAVDDGRLSSDGQAKAPSAWYGAIMQWLNPKAWLACVAGMGVFAANGEALLVWQFALVYFVICYLSIACWAYAGTFLRQYLSNPKGMRLFNRSMAALLAASAVYLLLP